Genomic DNA from Magnolia sinica isolate HGM2019 chromosome 4, MsV1, whole genome shotgun sequence:
TCATTGGACTGTTGCTGGActtccagtccagcagcatgttCAACCTGTTTTATGTGTGTAATCTAGTCctcccatctggtgggacccataaagATATGTGTGGGCCACCAGGGAACATATACCTAATTTATATTAATTATTGttgggctccagcaggcccaAAATATAGGcgggctgaaaattcagcaatgggcccaaaaTGGCTACCCCTAATAGCCTATTATGGGGTGGCATGGCCCACAAGATTGAGGGTGGATTATGCACATAAGATTGCCATTTTCTGAGGTGTCTTTGGGCTTCATTATATTTACTTGGAGGCCCACCTCCGTTGAattttattttggatctatgCTCACAGTTTTGGTTGGCCTTGGTAGGCCCATTCATCTTGGATGTTCTAGTTGggtcccttgacctttgggcctgtatttcactacttattgtgatgggtttatacATCATAATgtgtaagtagttgggcccttggttgcctacCAAAATAACCTtatacttgggccaagttgtgaggcccaactcacttggataaggcgtagaaattgcccacatggttggATTACCGGGCTGCCCACAATatatgggtttatgacctttatggttgggcccaaactttTCTTGAGGGCCCATCATATTGCTTATGTGTTGGGCctggtgtatagcccactaggccatggattgcttaggccttgggccttgtttcatattcgagTAGTGGCGGGCTATCTTTTGAGACccggttgaggttggatgtcctccttggtggccctaaagtAGGCTCACGGGTCACTATaggtggtttaaggcccaccatatgcCCTCATTAGGACCGCttattcctttaggcttatatATGACCCTTCTtagctttgtgggctaccccaaagtattgggctcTCACTAGAGGTTTGTTCCTCATAtttaattgtctaagtacctagacttgattccctccttgggaaggaggagtatgttctaagtcatcatcGCTGTATGacacaccctcatgacccatatgcatcattaaGTGATTGGATTATGTGTGGTCATTAAgctgatatgatagagggatggagttcccctcttgtgcatattgagtgcttggagctaatGCATAATTGGTttacgtgactcatgcatctggcatcgcatctcatggacatcatcgcccttacttcatcaggacCTTGCCTCCGCTCgtatattcgtggatggctgtatgtggacaccgaaaatatattatttgagcattggggtgcataggatatccctgggtgaaagcccctaaaccttcaaggtacctagaagATGCCTCAACGCCATGACTGAGTGAAAACCATGAACGCACGAGTGCCTTACACCTTTAGGCCGTagctcccactgtcgtgtagtcggttgggatggggtgtggccttacctacctgtgagggagggcattgctaggctgagtttaactagcttatgaatgggtccactaccatcgagccttgctggtgattggccaTCCATAGGCAGGTaatgaggtctcctacgctcatttgactgtgcggatttgtagagtggcagtcatcttgcagtgtactagaccctagtagATTCCTTATgagggaactgtactgatatgtggattggatatgaggactggcatcacttcgcattgcattcgcaTTGGCTgcataagccttatattgcatagcCTCGGTATGGCTTCTTGCATTCATGACAGCCTTAGTTAGGCTTGTGGCATTAGTATTGATCATATTTCccttctgtatctcctattattcttctgcgcaccattgtcacacactttcaccaccctctaagcttttataagctttgcacgattgatgcgtgcaggagatcctaggtcggcgtcGTAGCAGCTGAGCTTGGATAGGAGCTGAACCGAGGACCTAGTATTGCTGATCTTCCTTCCATCTTCTCTTGTCATTAAATGTATTTCCTTTCAACTATGTACTTGAAAAGCTCacatttatagtggattttgcgatgtgtgcctttgttatttctgagatATACttactatgatcttgggtatggtCATATTGAAATAGATAtatggttatgaaaatcctccttgtaggatcttaggatcggaacctatctcaagagccgagaatggggtactacagaggttgttgtggccagaactggctatcgagttccttgtgagtctggttattGAGTCTGGGGCATAatatgaatggatttcctaagagattcaactaatgGCTGCATTAGAGTATGGTTGAGACTAAGTatatacctataggtttggtctcaatactctagtgtgggcttgagatcatgttcttcattaaagtgagctttgaatgctcgttgagatgatgaatcataatgaaaagaacatgaatctcatgtggataaaGTCTAGGATGAGTGATAAGACCTTGAGACAACCTAGggactctgaaatgcctaaatccacaccttccacaaAGTTCTGAGtcctatatttatatataaaaaaaaggtcccaatggatataaaacaactAGTTTTTTTTTCTACCGAGTGAACCTTCGGTAGTACCGAAATTCACTCAGTAGCACTGAAATATCACTCGGTGGTATCAAATTAAATCTTGAAGTTGCTGGATGAATTTTACTACTTTCGGTGGCATTGAAATTTATACATCGATAGAAGTCGGTGGTATCGAAATTCCAGTCGGTGGTACTGAATTTTCTTTGAAAGTTGCTGGAACATTTTGGGCACTTTCGGTGGTACTGAAGGTGCCATTTGGTGGTACCTCCTCCCACCGAACTAGGACATATTTTCTTGTTTTAATTACTTGTCCTATgattcattcaacaacttgaaCTTTCTCTAAGCCAACTCTATAATGGTGGAACTTGTAAGGTTACAATGGCTTATATAGATGATCTAAGAAGGTTTTCCCATTTGTTGTGTCAAAGGTCATCTATAATGTAAGGATCCAGATCGGTAGTGCTTAACGCTAAGGAGGATGAGAGTTTGGCCGAAGAAATCATCCATGCCAACAAACTTGAGGATGACTTATCAAGACATTTTGCTTCTCTTAACCTAGGCAATGAACCTGGTGATTCAGCTCGAGAGTTAAGGTaggttgttgtttttttttttttttttttttttcacacacgcgcacacaccactACACACTCACACCTgtggatttcaccacctacggattTCACCATCCGTGCCAACATGgtaggttgttgttttacatgtGAGAGTTGTTTATATGGTCttgtgcattaaaaaaaaaaaaaaaaagaacgaaagaaagaaagaaaaaagaaaaaagtaaagaagaaaagaaagaagtgcAAACATGTGCAATCCATAAtttgtgatccggaccgtcgatcTCTCCCTACCATGGATGTCCCAGATATCttgcagattggaagatcctagctattTAATCTTTGGACTTTGTTCCACTTGAATGTGGCCATTTGTTGGGAAATAATTAAACTATTAGGATCTTGTAATTGGTGAGACTTCTGGGGCATCAGCATCCATGGGTGTGCCCATCAGATGAACATTCTAGATAACTTCTAGATAACCAAACCATGGCCACCCATGAACGGGATACGGCACATCAGAAAATTCTGTATTTGCCAACTATCAGAACCCTGCAATTCTTCTCCAAATTTCATCTTATATTGGAAGTCATATGTATTCATGGCAACTACTTCTTAACGCAATCCTATCAACAAAAACTTCGAGAACAGAGATTCCAAGAATAGCTTCAGGGTGAAAGCAGGTTCTGTGCGAAGTACTGGTAGTCAACCAATAAGTGCCTAAACTCGTCTATTTTATTGCAGGGGTAAGATTTCACATCTTAAGAGTCCCAAAAGAACTGACCCCATGGAGGGATTATCAAGTAACTTAGCTTCGCGCATTCTAGGGGAGGAACATGGTGATTCAGCCACAGTTTCAAGGTGAACCATCATTTTAAATTCCCGTCTTGTATTGAAAGTTGTTTGGGCCTATCATAGCTACTCATTGCAATCCCACTAATGTATAATGCTAGTGATTCCAACAAGAGCTCGGGATTGAAAGCAGGTTCAGTGCAAAGTATTGATAATTCTATACTTTGCACTAAACCCGCTTTCGTATATGTGATGTAAGCTATAGCTGGTAACATTTTTTGTCCATGTATTGCATTTTTTGCATTTATTGTTTATAGTTGATAACAGTTTTTATGGTTTCCGTTTGTTTGTTTTGACTAATTTTGATGGTTGGACATGAATTAATGAGATGATGTTGTTTTTTGGGAACAATTATATACCACTCTTTTCAGAGAACAGAATTCATTTTTGCAATCTCTGCATTGCTTGCTCCTTCTGCCTGTCACTGGATCCATATGCATCCATTTTCAGACAAATGGAATTGCCGATTTCTGGGAAAAACCATGTTGCTGGGAACTATCGAGTATGGTCAAAGGAAATCATGCTGGAAAGATGATGTCGATGATTGACTGGTGGCtttaaaatgaatgaacgaaAACAATAACTGTCAATTGTCCACACTGTAAAAGATTGATGGTCAGAATCATCATTTGAGTGTGATATTTTTAGCATGGCCTTGGTATCATCTGACTGCagcttcatgtggacccccagaTACTATTGCATGAGTACCAGGCATTGCAATGCATGAAAGAATATACTCTAGAAAAAAATGACCAAGATGCCTCAGTTCTATTATATTCTTCTCTGTGTATCAAGACAACCAAAGCAGTCAGTAAAACATGATTTTTTGGATTATCTTGTACATGTTTTTCATTAGCATGGATGCGAGAGAAAGACTCAGAGCATCCATGCTATCTTTAATACAATGAATATCAAATGCTGCATTTTGCATGTATTTGCTGATTTAATGATTTCAATTCTTCTGGATGCTCTTTGTTTTTGCTGTGCCTTTAACACAACTTCATTCATGCATTGCGAGAACAGAGATTCTAAGAAAACTCAAGAGTCAAAATCAAGTTCACCGAAAGAGACTGGTGATCATTCTCGACTTGTGAATACTAGCACTAGTGTCAATTTCCAAAACAGGAGTAAAGGAGAAGCTGCTGGGGAAAGTAGTCATGCAGACATGCCCGATGGAGGTAATTTGCATGTGCTCAATAAAGCAATTCATGTGTGTTTGTGTTTATTGCAAAATATTCAGTTTAATCAACAAGAAATGGCGGGTCTCTTCCTCATGGTTTAGTGGTAGACATTGAATGTTTCAactctgaggtcatgggttcgagaacCCATGTGTTGTATGTGGGTTTGAGAGTGTGTGTGGTTATGGGTTCAAggacccatgtggtgtgtgtgggtttgagagtgtgtgtgtgtattcacctttcaaaaaaaatcaacaaGAAATGGCAAAACATGCAAATGAATCATAGTATTAATTGGGAAGTAGCCCTGAAATTTCATAAATTGGTTCCTTCAAGTCCATCTTGAAAGCAACATAATTTCATTTTGGTGCCTGTAACATCAATATGttcaggtcaggtcaggttgaGAGGAGTTCAATCAGGTCTGGATATCAACCCCTGGATCCAATACATTAATATGTAGGTTGGATCTAAGTTaggtcaaaaataaaataagttggTTCATTTTCGGGTTTGCAATAAGAGCATCCATACCAAATGCATATGTCTGTGGTTTGGTTTTGTATCTGATCTAAGTTTAAGTGGGTCTAATTTCTAATTCCCCAGTTAATATATGTTGATGTGCAATCTGTCACTCCCATGTCTCACACCTATAGAAGGTTAACTACCAAGTGATCCTTGACTATAAGGAGATCATTCATTCACTACAACAACTCTATTCACTCGTCTTTGCTTCAAGTATTACCATAAAAGATTGTCGGAAGGTCTTCGGTAGTTGGAGAGCCTTGTGAGCTTCTATATGTTGCAATCTTGCCCGGAGgtagtcgtcatcatcatcaacattattgccattgttgttgttgttatggaGGTGGAGGTGGTGGTAGTGGTCATCACCACCACTACCACCATTATTGTCATCTTCACCagcattaattaattatttatcatTCTGGTCACTGGATTCCCATTACCATATGGCAACTTATGTTTCGGTTGTTGCATCTGTGTCTTACTGTCATTTACGTTTGCGGTTCTGCATTTTGGCCATCAAATAACATGTAACACaatacaaaattttctttaatatACATAGCTTGCATTGGTTCTGCCAAGATTTTGAACTAGCTTGGCCTGTCAGATCATGATTGTTTGGCTTCACCAGGGCCTAATCCAGCTCATTGACCAGCGTACATGTTTGTGCATGGAGATGTTATATTTTGCATGCCTTGCTGattctaatatttatgttttggcCTGTTTCGGTGCAGGAATTGGAGTTGACAATCCTAAACAAGTAAGTTTTTGTCAAAGATTAGTTGGGTCTTATCGATTATGCTAACATGCTCATTTATGCATTGTTTTCCTATAGTAACATATTGAAGGTTTTCTCCATTGTGAAAATTACAAAAGCCTACTCCATTTGATCTTAAAGTCCCTAATTTACCTTTAAATTTGAATAAGGTATTTATTACTGAAACCTAACCAATTTTCAAAAGGAATTACCAAAACCTACATGTactcgccttttttttttttttaaagtttgctTTGACATTGTCTTGACTTGGGATCCAGCATGTGTCACCTCCCATTGGTGTCCACATGCAGAGTGGTCCAATGTTCGGAACCACCCATGTTGTGAATTCCATGGTATAAGATCCATTGTAAGAATTTTTTTGCTGAACTTATGATTGTGACCATTGGTATttgtagatgaatttagaacaaaaagaaggaaaaaaaataaaaataaaaatcaatttctCACATTGAACTCTAAAAATCGGAGGTTAGGATCATCAATGAAACATGATATACGACGATAGCTTGTGGTTGCAATGACAATATGGACAGTTCATATCATATGACAATCTAATCACGTGGCCCCAATGGGTGACGTCACACGCTAGATCTTGAGTCATAACAGATGCaaagctcctttttttttttttttctttctttttacaaAAACCCAAGTCTATGTTTAGGTCATCAACCATTTTACTCCTTACACGTTCCACGAATAGGATCTGTGAATAATTCATTGGGACCTACCATGGAGGCATGGAGAGAACAAAGTCCCAAAGATCACATTCATTAAGCAGTCCAAACCTTCCTGGGACTACATTGTCGAGTACTGAGTTGTAGATGTATCCTCTGTTTCCTAGAACCCTTGCAATCCTATGCACTTAGCTTAGCTACCACATCTTCCAACGGTACCCTCCAAATCCGGGACATGGCAAGTAGCATGACTAGGGTCATCATCCAAGCCAATGATGCACCTATCATGTCCTGTGACTAGAACTTGCAAAGCACTACCTACATCAGTCTCGAATGATTGGAAGGTGGTTCTGTGGGATTATGGCCTGGGGATAAGAGGACCCATTTATCACATCTTATGAGCATCATGAGGGGATGAGGGGATTGTCTGTAGGTTGGATATGAGCAAGCCAGTTGTGGGGCTGTTGGCCAGCACCAGACATGATGACCTCGTTTATATTTATATGTGGTTGTGCTCACTACCGGAGGCACAAAGGTCTTGAATTCAAAGACCAGCTGCGGATCTCTGtaattttgatcttcttcttcttcttttcttgttgtgTTCTTGAACACGCATACACACTCGTATTGCATTGGGTTTCTTGTTTCATATTTCCAATAAATGATATATTTtcatcttgaaatcttgaaccCACATTCGagtgatccagatcattcatctggtgggcacaCTTTTTATGGCTGATGAAGCTTCAAGATCCTACCGATTATCCATTTGGTGGTTTGCGCACATGGCATTTGTATCATCTGGCTATGGCTTCAACTGGACCCCCATGAGCTAATGCATGAGTGCACGAATTGCAATGCATGaaagaaaaatttcaaaaaaaataaaaataaaaataatagtaataataaagaaagaaagaaaaaaaatggccaTGAtgcctcagtttttttttttttttttcatctgtgTAGTAAGACAACCAAGGCAGGCAGTaatacatgttttattttttgcattatcTCATGCATGCCTTTCATTAGCACGGATGAGAGAGAGACTTAGGGCATGCAAGCAAGCTTTAATAAAATGAATTTCAAATATATGTGCTTTCAAATGCTTCATTTTGCATGTGTTTGCTGATACAATGATTTCAGTTCTGTTGGAGGCTCTTTGTTTCTATCGTGGCTTTAACAATACCTTTTATACATTGCGACAACAGAGATCTAAGGAAAGTTCGGAGTTGAAAGCTAGTTCATTGAAAGCAACTGGTAATTCTCGACCTATGGATACTAGCACTAGTATCGACTCCCAAACGAAGAGTAAAGGAAAAGCTGTTTGGGGAAGTAGTCACGCAGACAAGCCTGATGGAGGTAATTTTCTAGTGCTTAATAGTGTAGTTCATGTGTGCTTATTTGATTGCGAAATATTGAGTTTAATCAACAAGAAATGGCCAAATACTAGCAAGTTTATCATAAGTATTCAttaggaagtagccctcaaattacGTAATTGTTTCCTTCATGTCCACCTTGAAACAAGATGATTGGAGCCTATATTGTCAATAATatcaggtcaggtcaggtcaggtcaggttgaGAGGAGTTTGATTAGGTCTAAATATCAACCCCCGGATCTGATACATAGATatgtatgtcaaataaaaaatcaaacaagttGGGTTTTTCTCAGGTTTGCGATAAGGGCATCAAACCAAACTCAAATTATCTATGGTCTGATTTGTATTTGGTATAAGTTACGTTGGTCTAATTTTTAATTTCCTAGTTAATATATGTTGATGTGCATTCTGTCACACTCCCCAACTATGGAGTATCATGTCAAACACCCGTACAAGGTTAACCACCAAGGGATCCTTGACTATATGGAGGGCATTCTTTCACTCCAGCAACTCTATTCACTTGCCTTTACTCTGAGTATCACTATACAAGATTTTCCAAAGGGATTTGGGGGTTGAATAACCCCTCGCGAGCTTTGATCTGTTGCAATATTGCCCAGAGGTagttgtcatcatcatcaattTTATCACCGTTGTTGTTGacgtcatcaccaccaccaccatcactaCTGTTGTCGTCAccatttttaattaattattttcattcTGGTGACTTGAATCCCATTACTAGATACCAACCAGTATTTCAAATAACGCTCGTAGTGTAGCTAAATAGCGGCAAACCTGTACCGTACGCTATAGCTAGGTAGCGTGTAGCATTTGTAGTGGACactacaatgtttttttttttttttcttcgtaaaaaatggtgtaaaactcaTTATTGTGCAGGATGCCTTGCATTCTGCCTTTCGACTGCAGGGGCAGTTCAGTTGACCGAGGAATCCTTGGGTCAACCGAACCTTGTTGTGATGTTCCCAGTCGACTAAGGACTGTTTCGGTTGACCAAGAGTCTCTGTTGAAAGCTCAGTCAACTGAAGGTGTGAGCGATGGTTTTCGTGTTTTTTGCGTAAGTAAAGGGCATTTAAACCTAGTTTCGAATTAGGACTTGTACTAGACGAACattttctctctaagggcaagggttgg
This window encodes:
- the LOC131243041 gene encoding uncharacterized protein LOC131243041, coding for MEGLSSNLASRILGEEHGDSATVSRDSKKTQESKSSSPKETGDHSRLVNTSTSVNFQNRSKGEAAGESSHADMPDGGIGVDNPKQRSKESSELKASSLKATGNSRPMDTSTSIDSQTKSKGKAVWGSSHADKPDGGAGIGVHNSEEVSSFARRSKESSESKASSLKATGNSQPMDTSTSIDSQKKSKGKAVGESSHADKPNGGIAVDNSEEVAVDNSEEENHTDHFGGLPGLVSGGLCIVGFLLYRFWARS